In one Pseudomonas sp. R84 genomic region, the following are encoded:
- the macA gene encoding macrolide transporter subunit MacA, whose amino-acid sequence MEKSKLRKVGMGLALVAVAGLAFYAVQAPAEAPQYLTAPVERSDIENAVLATGLLEGIKQVDVGAQVSGQLKSLKVKVGDKVKKGQWLAEIDPLVLQNTLRQAQVDEENLQAQKRATQAQLRQTKAIYERYKNLQDDASISRQDFETAESNYQVQQANLMSLDAQIKSAHIQIDTAKVNLAYTRIVAPIDGDVVGVVTQEGQTVIASQLAPVLLKLADLDTMTVKAQVSEADVIHIAPGQEVYFTILGEDKRYYAKLRGTDPAPQNFLETPPAGTPKQSSAVFYNALFEVPNPDHRLRISMTAQVRIILDTAKSVLTVPVAALGPRNADGSFSVRVLDAKGHAQSRNVQTGINNNVKVQINDGLAEGDRVVIGDPLTNVAGA is encoded by the coding sequence ATGGAAAAGTCGAAGTTGCGCAAAGTCGGTATGGGTCTGGCGTTGGTGGCGGTCGCGGGATTGGCGTTCTATGCGGTGCAGGCACCGGCCGAGGCGCCGCAATATCTGACGGCGCCCGTTGAACGCAGTGATATTGAAAACGCGGTGCTGGCCACCGGGTTGCTTGAAGGCATCAAACAAGTGGACGTCGGCGCGCAAGTGTCCGGGCAATTGAAGTCGCTCAAGGTCAAGGTTGGCGACAAGGTGAAGAAGGGCCAGTGGCTGGCGGAAATCGATCCGCTGGTGTTGCAGAACACCCTGCGTCAGGCCCAGGTCGATGAGGAGAACCTGCAGGCGCAAAAACGCGCCACGCAGGCTCAACTGAGGCAGACCAAAGCGATTTACGAGCGCTACAAGAACTTGCAGGACGACGCCTCGATCTCCCGTCAGGATTTCGAAACCGCCGAGTCGAACTATCAGGTGCAGCAGGCCAATCTGATGTCACTGGACGCGCAGATCAAAAGCGCGCACATCCAGATCGACACGGCAAAGGTCAATCTGGCCTACACGCGGATTGTTGCGCCGATCGATGGCGATGTGGTCGGCGTGGTAACACAGGAAGGGCAAACGGTGATCGCCAGCCAACTGGCGCCGGTCCTGCTGAAACTGGCGGATCTGGACACCATGACGGTGAAAGCGCAGGTGTCCGAGGCCGATGTGATCCACATTGCGCCGGGGCAAGAGGTGTATTTCACCATTCTTGGCGAGGACAAACGCTACTACGCGAAGCTGCGCGGCACCGACCCGGCGCCGCAGAACTTTCTTGAAACACCGCCCGCCGGCACGCCTAAGCAAAGCAGCGCGGTGTTCTACAACGCCTTGTTCGAGGTGCCCAATCCCGATCATCGCCTGCGCATCTCGATGACCGCGCAGGTGCGCATTATCCTCGACACCGCCAAGTCGGTGCTGACCGTGCCGGTGGCGGCGCTCGGTCCGCGCAATGCCGATGGCAGTTTTTCGGTACGGGTGCTGGACGCCAAGGGCCACGCGCAGTCGCGCAATGTGCAGACCGGGATCAACAACAACGTCAAAGTGCAGATCAATGATGGCTTGGCGGAAGGTGATCGCGTGGTCATCGGTGATCCGCTGACGAATGTGGCGGGGGCCTGA
- a CDS encoding MacB family efflux pump subunit, with translation MTEPLLQLTGITRSFTAGDREFLALNNINLTINAGEMVAIIGASGSGKSTLMNILGCLDYATAGSYRINGQETRDLDNQALAELRRDYFGFIFQRYHLLPHLSAMHNVEMPAIYAGTPQLQRHARARELLARLGLEGHLTHRPSQLSGGQQQRVSIARALMNGGEVILADEPTGALDTASGKEVMRILLELHATGHTVILVTHDPKVAANAERIIEVSDGEILSDRANERDTTQLLSDEPVTPKATASRRLVASLGLFKEAFAMAWVALISHRMRTLLTMLGIVIGITSVVSISAVGEGAKNYVLKDIAAIGSNTIDVYPGSSYGDKRAAAIETLTPADVTALNQLYYVDSATPMIGRSLLLRYRNIDLDAQVNGVSDQYFKVRGIKMAAGIPFSENDARRQAQVVVIDHNTRQRLFGQDVDPLGQVILIGNLPCTVIGVAAEDKGLFASGKTLNVWVPYETAAGRVLGQRYLDSISVRMKDGQPSKVVEEHVTQLLLQRHGTKDFFTNNLDSVLQTVQKTSRSLALLLSLIAVISLVVGGIGVMNIMLVSVTERTREIGIRMAVGARQSDIRQQFLVEAVMVCLLGGAIGISLSYAIGHLFSVFIKEWEMVFSLASVLTAVVCSTLIGIVFGFVPARNASRLDPIEALARD, from the coding sequence ATGACTGAGCCGCTGCTACAGCTGACCGGCATCACCCGCAGCTTCACCGCCGGCGACCGCGAGTTTCTCGCGCTGAACAACATCAATCTGACGATCAATGCCGGGGAAATGGTCGCGATCATTGGTGCCTCCGGTTCCGGCAAATCGACGCTGATGAACATCCTCGGTTGCCTCGATTACGCCACCGCCGGCAGCTACAGGATCAACGGCCAGGAAACCCGCGATCTGGACAATCAGGCCCTGGCCGAGCTGCGCCGTGACTACTTCGGCTTCATCTTCCAGCGTTATCACTTGCTGCCGCATTTGAGCGCGATGCACAACGTCGAGATGCCGGCGATTTACGCCGGCACACCGCAGCTTCAGCGCCATGCCCGCGCCCGTGAGCTGTTGGCGCGATTGGGTCTGGAAGGGCACCTGACGCATCGGCCGAGCCAGCTTTCCGGCGGTCAGCAGCAACGGGTGAGTATCGCCCGGGCCTTGATGAATGGCGGCGAAGTAATCCTCGCCGACGAACCGACCGGCGCTCTCGACACGGCCAGCGGCAAAGAGGTGATGCGCATCCTGCTGGAGCTGCACGCGACAGGGCACACGGTGATTCTGGTGACCCACGACCCGAAAGTCGCGGCCAACGCTGAGCGCATCATCGAAGTCAGCGACGGCGAAATCCTCAGCGACCGCGCCAACGAACGCGACACCACGCAGCTGCTCAGCGACGAACCGGTGACGCCGAAAGCCACCGCCTCTCGACGTCTTGTTGCCAGTCTCGGTTTGTTCAAAGAGGCGTTCGCCATGGCGTGGGTGGCGTTGATTTCCCATCGCATGCGCACCTTGCTGACCATGCTTGGCATCGTCATTGGCATCACCTCGGTGGTGTCAATTTCAGCGGTGGGCGAGGGCGCCAAGAACTACGTGCTCAAGGACATCGCCGCGATTGGCAGCAACACCATCGATGTCTATCCCGGCAGCAGTTACGGCGACAAACGTGCAGCGGCCATCGAAACCCTGACACCGGCCGATGTCACCGCGCTGAATCAGCTGTACTACGTCGACAGCGCCACGCCGATGATCGGCCGCAGCCTGTTGCTGCGCTATCGCAATATCGACCTGGATGCGCAGGTCAACGGCGTCAGCGATCAGTACTTCAAGGTGCGCGGGATCAAGATGGCAGCGGGTATCCCGTTCAGCGAAAACGATGCACGGCGCCAGGCGCAGGTGGTGGTCATCGATCACAACACCCGGCAGCGTCTGTTCGGGCAGGATGTCGATCCGTTGGGTCAGGTGATTTTGATCGGCAACCTGCCGTGCACGGTGATCGGCGTGGCCGCCGAAGATAAAGGCCTGTTTGCCTCGGGTAAAACCCTCAACGTCTGGGTGCCTTACGAAACGGCGGCCGGGCGGGTGTTGGGTCAGCGTTATCTGGACAGCATCAGCGTGCGCATGAAGGACGGCCAGCCGAGCAAAGTGGTGGAGGAGCACGTCACCCAACTGCTGCTGCAACGTCACGGCACCAAGGATTTCTTCACCAACAACCTCGACAGCGTCCTGCAGACCGTGCAGAAAACCAGCCGCTCGCTGGCGCTGTTGCTGTCGCTGATTGCGGTGATTTCGTTGGTGGTGGGCGGTATCGGCGTGATGAACATCATGCTGGTGTCGGTGACCGAACGTACCCGCGAGATTGGCATTCGCATGGCGGTGGGCGCGCGGCAGTCGGACATTCGTCAGCAGTTTTTGGTGGAGGCGGTGATGGTCTGTTTGTTGGGCGGGGCGATCGGAATTTCCCTGTCGTATGCGATCGGGCATCTGTTTTCGGTGTTTATCAAGGAATGGGAGATGGTGTTTTCGTTGGCGTCGGTGCTAACGGCGGTGGTGTGCTCGACGTTGATCGGGATTGTGTTCGGGTTTGTGCCGGCGCGGAATGCCTCGCGGCTTGATCCGATTGAGGCGTTGGCACGGGATTAA
- a CDS encoding DUF6124 family protein, with protein sequence MFKATPNPPDTDPIPYDAALEPQNIKEATERAINFYLNPSALKTSKPTRKTGKIYLIDPTIDDETLLVEAYESLSSASDMARDLADLVDSPHRKKMLILQQVIMLSELVVSRVLDNQRLPN encoded by the coding sequence ATGTTCAAAGCCACACCCAACCCACCAGATACCGATCCAATCCCCTACGACGCCGCACTGGAACCTCAAAACATCAAAGAGGCCACAGAACGGGCGATCAATTTCTACCTCAATCCTTCCGCGCTCAAAACCTCAAAACCTACTCGCAAAACCGGCAAGATCTACCTGATCGACCCCACCATCGACGACGAAACCCTGCTCGTTGAAGCCTACGAATCGTTGTCATCGGCCAGTGACATGGCCCGCGACCTTGCCGACTTGGTCGACAGTCCTCACCGCAAAAAAATGCTGATCCTGCAACAGGTGATCATGTTGAGTGAATTGGTGGTGAGTCGCGTCCTCGACAACCAGCGCTTGCCCAACTAA
- a CDS encoding helix-turn-helix transcriptional regulator: MNSHLFPHIGKVIASTGSRHFPRMLHDLILTQLAVDATHIRQMRVEPVGRTSSRSEPEPLKEPALIAETVFSEHSAAPAHHLQNPPAATSAEASQLHLTRRKDGYRYVISVYRNGESQRFSAQERSLLQDISPVLLPMVEKHINALQPANPDSQSPPEAVEGNGLETLRLRFDERLEQLGLSLSNRETEVCVGLLAGRTAPELAEQLALKVNTVESYLKRAAIKLGISGRHSLMRWMYSPLEALASSAA, encoded by the coding sequence ATGAATTCACACTTGTTCCCCCACATCGGCAAGGTTATTGCCAGCACCGGCAGCCGGCACTTTCCGCGCATGCTGCATGACCTGATCCTGACGCAACTGGCGGTCGACGCCACGCACATCCGGCAGATGCGTGTCGAACCGGTCGGCCGCACGTCGAGTCGCAGTGAGCCGGAGCCGCTGAAAGAGCCGGCCCTGATCGCCGAAACGGTGTTTTCCGAGCACAGCGCAGCGCCCGCCCATCATTTGCAGAACCCGCCAGCCGCGACCAGCGCAGAAGCCTCGCAACTGCACCTGACCCGACGCAAGGACGGCTACCGCTACGTGATTTCGGTGTACCGCAACGGCGAATCGCAGCGCTTTTCCGCGCAGGAGCGCAGCCTGTTGCAGGACATTTCCCCGGTGCTGCTGCCGATGGTGGAAAAACACATCAACGCCCTGCAACCGGCCAACCCTGACTCACAAAGCCCACCCGAGGCCGTCGAAGGCAACGGCCTGGAAACCTTGCGCCTGCGCTTTGACGAGCGCCTTGAGCAACTGGGGCTGAGCCTGTCGAACCGCGAAACCGAAGTGTGTGTCGGCCTGCTCGCCGGCCGCACGGCGCCGGAACTGGCGGAACAATTGGCGTTGAAGGTCAACACCGTGGAGAGTTATCTGAAACGGGCGGCGATCAAGTTGGGTATCAGCGGACGGCATTCGTTGATGCGCTGGATGTATTCGCCGTTGGAGGCGTTGGCGTCGAGTGCGGCTTGA
- a CDS encoding sensor domain-containing diguanylate cyclase, with translation MLGRRPPEPNTVDPSRAASARNAVRAGSTFRLTVSFMLVVVLAFLTVESWRTWRDYRAAFASARDSVTNLARATAQHAEDTIRQMDVLTAALSERIEGDGLQNLDVPRIHKLLVQQSKIMPQLHGLFIYGADGQWLVTDKEVTPETANNADRDYFQYHRSHDDRQVRIGDVVESRSTHDLIIPVSRRLNNPDGSFAGVLLGTVKVSYFVDYYGDFRIDDKGALVLARRDGTILVRRPFIASVIGKSLANSEIFKVYLPNANAGIAQVRAVVDDTERLYGYRALTTYPLVVEAGLSRDSIIEPWQQDLLKNGFVLVFLILVLSGFGLVVLHQLRQRMAMEREIRYAHQTMRDMALTDSLTGLGNRRRLDNALADEIRLARRQGSALSLIMLDVDHFKRYNDQYGHAAGDDCLSAVGQAIQQAVKRPSDLAVRYGGEEFTVLLPNTDNAGAIQVTEDILQAIRALKLEHAGHPLGYVTASAGITTWHPVDDTVTPATLLKAADTCLYQAKQQGRNRWCSQGKQPDVAVMSK, from the coding sequence ATGCTCGGACGCCGTCCGCCAGAGCCGAACACCGTAGACCCAAGCAGAGCCGCCTCTGCCCGCAACGCCGTGCGCGCCGGCTCGACATTCCGCCTGACGGTCAGCTTTATGCTGGTGGTGGTATTGGCCTTTTTGACGGTCGAGAGCTGGCGCACCTGGCGCGACTATCGCGCTGCATTCGCCTCGGCGCGCGATTCGGTGACCAACCTGGCCCGCGCCACCGCGCAGCACGCCGAAGACACCATTCGGCAAATGGATGTGCTGACCGCCGCCCTGAGTGAGCGGATCGAAGGCGATGGCCTGCAGAATCTCGACGTGCCGCGTATTCATAAACTGCTGGTGCAGCAATCGAAAATCATGCCGCAGCTGCATGGCTTGTTTATCTACGGGGCGGATGGGCAGTGGCTCGTCACCGACAAGGAAGTCACGCCCGAGACCGCTAACAACGCCGATCGCGATTACTTTCAATACCACCGCAGCCATGATGATCGGCAGGTGCGCATCGGTGATGTGGTGGAAAGCCGATCGACCCATGACCTGATCATTCCCGTCTCCCGTCGTCTGAACAATCCCGACGGCTCGTTCGCCGGGGTGCTGCTGGGCACGGTCAAGGTCAGCTACTTTGTCGACTATTACGGCGACTTCAGAATCGATGACAAAGGCGCACTGGTGCTGGCCAGACGCGACGGCACCATCCTCGTGCGCCGGCCGTTCATCGCCTCGGTGATCGGCAAAAGCCTGGCCAACAGCGAGATCTTCAAGGTCTACCTGCCCAACGCCAACGCCGGTATTGCGCAAGTCCGCGCGGTGGTCGACGACACTGAGCGGTTGTATGGCTATCGCGCGCTCACCACCTATCCGCTGGTGGTCGAGGCCGGGCTTTCACGGGACTCGATCATCGAACCGTGGCAGCAGGATTTGCTGAAAAACGGCTTCGTGCTGGTGTTTCTGATTTTGGTGCTCAGCGGTTTCGGCCTGGTGGTGCTGCACCAGTTGCGCCAGCGCATGGCCATGGAGCGGGAAATTCGCTACGCGCACCAGACCATGCGTGACATGGCGCTGACTGACAGCCTGACCGGACTGGGCAACCGCCGACGTCTGGACAATGCGCTGGCGGACGAAATCCGTCTAGCGCGGCGACAAGGTTCGGCGCTGTCATTGATCATGCTCGATGTCGACCACTTCAAACGCTACAACGATCAGTATGGCCATGCGGCGGGTGATGATTGCCTGAGCGCTGTCGGGCAGGCGATCCAGCAAGCAGTCAAACGACCGAGCGACCTGGCGGTGCGCTACGGCGGCGAAGAGTTCACCGTGCTGCTGCCCAACACCGACAATGCCGGCGCCATTCAGGTTACCGAAGACATACTGCAGGCCATCCGTGCACTGAAACTGGAGCACGCCGGGCATCCTTTGGGTTATGTCACCGCCAGCGCCGGGATTACCACTTGGCATCCAGTCGATGACACGGTAACCCCGGCGACCCTGTTGAAAGCAGCCGATACCTGCCTGTATCAAGCCAAGCAGCAAGGCCGCAACCGCTGGTGCTCACAGGGCAAGCAACCCGACGTCGCGGTTATGAGCAAATAA
- the ycaC gene encoding isochorismate family cysteine hydrolase YcaC, which translates to MTTPTYNRLNKDDAIVLLVDHQTGLISLVQDFSPNEFKNNVLALADLARFFELPTILTTSFEQGPNGPLVPELKEMFPDAPYIARPGQINAWDNEDFVKAIKATGRKQIIIAGVVTDVCVAFPTLSALAEGFDVFVVTDASGTFNTTVQQAAWSRMTQAGAQMMNWFSVACELHRDWRNDIEGLGNLLSQRIPNYRNLMNSYSALTAQQK; encoded by the coding sequence ATGACCACTCCAACCTACAACCGCCTGAACAAAGACGACGCCATCGTGCTGCTGGTTGATCACCAGACCGGCCTGATTTCCCTGGTGCAGGACTTCTCGCCAAACGAATTCAAGAACAACGTGCTGGCCCTGGCTGATCTGGCCAGGTTCTTCGAACTGCCGACCATCCTCACCACTAGTTTCGAACAAGGCCCGAACGGCCCGCTGGTGCCAGAGTTGAAAGAGATGTTCCCGGACGCGCCGTACATCGCTCGTCCAGGCCAGATCAACGCGTGGGACAACGAAGACTTCGTCAAAGCGATCAAAGCCACCGGCCGCAAGCAGATCATCATTGCCGGTGTAGTAACGGATGTCTGCGTAGCGTTCCCGACCTTGTCGGCGCTGGCAGAAGGGTTTGATGTGTTTGTGGTGACCGACGCTTCCGGTACCTTCAACACCACCGTGCAACAAGCCGCATGGAGCCGCATGACTCAGGCCGGCGCACAGATGATGAACTGGTTCTCGGTGGCCTGTGAGCTGCACCGCGACTGGCGCAACGACATCGAAGGGCTGGGCAATCTGCTGTCGCAGCGGATCCCGAACTACCGCAACCTGATGAACAGCTACTCGGCGCTGACCGCCCAGCAGAAGTAA
- a CDS encoding alpha/beta hydrolase → MKGFCLAFGLLFSTFSAMGADMSNGADNFYTSDKVTVEKVTFKNQYGMKVAGNLFSLKNLDPQSKNAAIIVGHPMGAVKEQSANLYATKMAEQGFVTLSFDLSYWGESEGLPRQSVAPDIYAEDFSAAVDFLGTRPLVDRERIGVIGICGSGSFAISAAKIDPRLKAIATVSMYDMGAANRNGLKHSLTPAQRQSIIEQAAQQRNAQSWGGPVRYTGGTPLKLTGNAVGDEFYDFYRTPRGQVTPAGASPQTTTMPTLISNVKFMNFYPFNDIESISPRPLLFIAGAQAHSREFSEDAYQRAAEPKELLIIPGAGHVDLYDRVNLIPFAKLTTFFSHNLK, encoded by the coding sequence GTGAAAGGTTTTTGCTTGGCCTTCGGGCTGCTCTTCAGTACTTTTTCAGCCATGGGAGCCGATATGTCGAACGGCGCAGACAACTTCTACACCAGCGATAAAGTGACCGTGGAAAAGGTCACCTTCAAGAACCAGTACGGGATGAAGGTCGCAGGCAATCTGTTCAGCCTGAAGAACCTTGACCCGCAGTCAAAAAATGCCGCGATCATCGTCGGCCACCCGATGGGCGCAGTGAAAGAGCAAAGCGCCAATCTCTACGCGACCAAAATGGCGGAACAGGGTTTCGTCACGCTGTCGTTCGACTTGTCCTACTGGGGCGAAAGCGAGGGCCTGCCACGCCAGTCGGTTGCACCGGACATTTATGCCGAAGACTTCAGCGCGGCGGTGGACTTTCTCGGCACTCGCCCGCTGGTCGATCGCGAGCGTATCGGCGTTATCGGTATTTGCGGCAGCGGCAGCTTCGCCATCAGTGCCGCCAAGATCGACCCACGTTTGAAGGCGATTGCCACCGTGAGCATGTACGACATGGGCGCCGCCAACCGTAACGGCCTCAAGCATTCGCTCACGCCAGCGCAACGCCAATCCATCATTGAACAGGCGGCGCAGCAGCGTAACGCGCAGTCCTGGGGCGGCCCGGTGCGCTACACCGGCGGCACACCGCTGAAACTCACCGGCAACGCGGTGGGTGACGAGTTCTACGATTTCTACCGCACCCCGCGTGGCCAGGTCACCCCGGCCGGCGCTTCGCCGCAGACCACCACCATGCCCACACTGATCAGCAATGTGAAGTTCATGAACTTCTACCCGTTCAATGACATCGAGAGCATCTCCCCGCGCCCGCTGCTGTTCATTGCCGGCGCTCAGGCGCACTCCCGCGAGTTCAGTGAAGACGCTTACCAGCGCGCGGCCGAGCCCAAAGAGCTGCTGATCATTCCGGGGGCCGGCCATGTCGACTTGTACGACCGGGTCAACCTGATTCCCTTCGCCAAATTGACCACGTTCTTCAGCCATAACCTGAAGTAA
- a CDS encoding MFS transporter: MAADLDRRNNLSLDSLNFFLADVRDGLGPYLAIYLLAVHHWEPASIGLVMTIAGVAALITQTPAGAWVDNSRRKRALIAIAALLVTGSCLLLPFVTSFTWVALTQTLSAMAASIFAPAICAITLGMTGPRAFTRRTGRNETFNHAGNACAALLAGVFAYLFGPVAVFYLMAAMALASVIAIACVSPEAIDHDQARGLDPADAGHRQPSGLSVLLGNRSLLLFAICCALFHLANAAMLPLVSQKLAQANLQMATPLTSACIVAAQLVMVPAALLVGAKADLWGRKPLLLAGFLILPLRGVLYTLSDDAYWLVAVQLLDGVGAGLFGALFPIMVKDLTQGTGHFNVSLGALTTVFGLGAALSNGLAGFVVQEAGYSAAFLTLAGIAAVAVVLLGIGVPETLRSGRQAETGVADASAESSA; encoded by the coding sequence GTGGCCGCTGACCTCGATCGCCGCAACAACCTGTCCCTGGACAGCCTGAACTTTTTCCTCGCCGACGTGCGCGACGGCCTCGGCCCCTATCTGGCCATCTATCTGTTGGCGGTGCATCACTGGGAGCCGGCCAGCATTGGTCTGGTGATGACCATCGCCGGGGTCGCCGCGCTGATCACCCAGACACCCGCCGGCGCCTGGGTCGACAACAGCCGACGCAAACGTGCGTTGATTGCGATCGCCGCGCTGCTGGTGACCGGCAGTTGCCTGCTGCTGCCGTTCGTGACGTCGTTCACTTGGGTGGCTTTGACGCAAACCCTGAGTGCAATGGCCGCCTCGATATTCGCCCCGGCCATCTGCGCGATTACCCTGGGCATGACCGGACCACGGGCGTTCACCCGGCGAACCGGGCGCAATGAAACCTTCAATCATGCCGGCAATGCCTGCGCCGCCCTCCTCGCCGGTGTATTCGCTTATCTGTTCGGCCCGGTGGCAGTGTTCTACCTGATGGCGGCCATGGCCCTGGCCAGTGTCATCGCCATCGCCTGCGTGTCGCCAGAAGCGATCGACCATGATCAGGCCCGCGGGCTGGACCCGGCCGACGCTGGGCATCGCCAACCCTCCGGGTTATCCGTGCTGCTGGGTAACCGGTCGCTGCTGCTGTTCGCCATTTGCTGTGCGCTGTTCCACCTCGCCAATGCGGCGATGTTGCCGCTGGTGAGCCAAAAACTTGCGCAAGCCAATCTGCAGATGGCCACCCCGCTGACCTCGGCCTGCATCGTCGCGGCGCAACTGGTGATGGTGCCGGCGGCATTACTGGTCGGGGCAAAAGCCGATCTGTGGGGACGCAAACCGCTGCTGCTGGCCGGTTTTCTGATCCTGCCGTTGCGCGGTGTGCTCTACACGCTGTCGGACGATGCTTATTGGCTGGTCGCGGTGCAGCTGCTCGACGGCGTCGGCGCCGGTCTGTTCGGCGCCTTGTTTCCGATCATGGTCAAAGACCTCACCCAGGGCACCGGCCACTTCAACGTCAGCCTCGGCGCACTGACCACGGTGTTCGGGCTGGGCGCAGCACTGAGCAACGGACTTGCCGGGTTCGTTGTGCAGGAGGCCGGTTACAGCGCGGCATTTCTGACCCTGGCCGGTATTGCGGCGGTGGCGGTTGTGCTGCTTGGGATTGGGGTTCCGGAAACCCTGCGCAGTGGCCGTCAGGCTGAAACCGGAGTGGCCGACGCCAGCGCTGAATCCTCAGCGTAA
- a CDS encoding sensor domain-containing diguanylate cyclase encodes MKRDTHLVILLLLVIGCSLASLTIWKVLSSRDRALEEVNVHGLNLTQALETYSEGIVRQSSLLLLGLVERLETEGSGPAQIQRLGALINRQQPLMPQMSGITIYDRQGHWLMSSNRPIPAGANSSDRAYFIHHRDDPSREPFIGPPIRSRSNQEWVITVSRRFNDDRGEFAGVVAVTLGVENFLRLFGKLDVGQEGAIGLSYTDGTLLVRYPFREQDMGRNFSKSPIYAKYLVDQSVGTASYTSSLDGVERLYAFRKSEKLPLITTVAIGKREALTAWRTEALLSAVVVAGLLGLTGLIGWCLILDIRRRTQVEGELRIAQQQLLGSNRQLELLAMKDALTGLANRRCFDQTLATEARRAQRDGSSLALLMIDIDYFKLFNDALGHVAGDACLQAVARVLDECVRRPSDLVARYGGEEFAVIMPATDIDGAAVVAQLIIERLQKANIDHPTSPVARVSLSIGIAAARGSHLDPVHGLIESADQALYQAKLAGRNRFMASRAQALLDFDGQQATDA; translated from the coding sequence GTGAAGCGTGATACCCACCTCGTCATCCTCTTGCTGCTGGTCATCGGCTGCTCCCTGGCGTCGCTGACCATCTGGAAAGTGCTGTCCTCGCGCGATCGCGCGCTGGAGGAAGTCAACGTGCACGGGTTGAACCTGACCCAGGCACTCGAGACCTATTCCGAGGGCATTGTCCGGCAAAGTTCGCTGCTGTTGCTCGGGCTGGTCGAGCGCCTGGAAACCGAAGGCAGTGGCCCCGCGCAGATCCAGCGCTTGGGTGCGTTGATCAACCGCCAACAGCCGTTGATGCCACAAATGAGCGGGATCACCATCTATGACCGTCAGGGCCATTGGCTGATGTCGTCGAACCGACCGATTCCGGCGGGGGCCAACAGCAGTGATCGGGCCTACTTCATTCATCATCGCGACGACCCGAGCCGCGAACCCTTTATTGGGCCACCCATCCGTAGCCGCTCCAATCAGGAGTGGGTGATCACCGTCAGCCGCCGTTTCAATGATGATCGCGGCGAGTTTGCCGGGGTCGTGGCCGTGACCTTGGGCGTGGAAAACTTCCTGCGCCTGTTCGGCAAACTCGACGTCGGGCAGGAAGGTGCCATCGGTTTGTCGTATACCGACGGCACGTTGCTGGTGCGCTATCCGTTCCGCGAACAGGACATGGGCCGCAACTTTTCCAAGTCGCCGATCTACGCCAAGTACCTGGTCGATCAATCGGTCGGCACCGCGTCGTATACCTCCAGCCTGGATGGCGTCGAACGCCTCTACGCCTTCCGCAAAAGTGAAAAATTGCCGCTGATCACCACGGTCGCCATCGGCAAGCGTGAAGCGCTCACGGCCTGGCGAACCGAGGCGCTGTTGTCGGCGGTGGTGGTGGCGGGGCTGTTGGGACTGACCGGCCTGATCGGCTGGTGCTTGATCCTCGATATCCGGCGCCGGACCCAGGTTGAAGGCGAACTGCGCATTGCTCAGCAGCAGTTGCTCGGCTCGAACCGACAACTGGAACTGCTGGCCATGAAGGATGCGCTGACCGGTCTGGCGAATCGGCGCTGCTTCGACCAGACCCTGGCCACAGAGGCGCGGCGGGCACAGCGCGACGGCTCATCGCTGGCCTTGCTGATGATCGATATCGACTATTTCAAACTGTTCAATGATGCGCTCGGGCACGTTGCCGGCGACGCTTGTCTGCAAGCTGTCGCCAGGGTGCTGGATGAATGCGTGCGGCGACCGTCAGACCTGGTCGCGCGCTACGGCGGTGAAGAGTTCGCGGTGATCATGCCCGCCACCGACATCGACGGTGCCGCCGTGGTAGCGCAGTTGATTATCGAGCGCTTGCAGAAAGCCAACATTGACCACCCGACAAGCCCGGTGGCCCGCGTGAGCCTGAGCATTGGCATCGCCGCCGCGCGCGGGTCGCACCTGGACCCGGTGCACGGTTTGATCGAGTCAGCCGATCAGGCGCTGTACCAAGCGAAGTTGGCCGGGCGCAACCGCTTCATGGCGTCTCGCGCGCAAGCCTTACTCGACTTCGATGGACAGCAGGCCACTGACGCGTGA